Proteins encoded within one genomic window of Arachis ipaensis cultivar K30076 chromosome B08, Araip1.1, whole genome shotgun sequence:
- the LOC107612978 gene encoding nucleotide pyrophosphatase/phosphodiesterase isoform X1 produces the protein MKGSSSVGNHLLKQQNMIMILMLFWFTKLGMVLGHNHVLGVQPLSKIAIHKTLLALDNMAAIAAAPTLLGISGEDTAWVTVKVLNPMPSNDDWVGVFSPAKFDSGNCAPAPDSIGWQETPYICQAPIKYKFANHDNSNYLKTGAAVLKFQLINQREDFSFALFSGGLSLPKLVAVSKNVRFFNPKAPVYPRLALGKSWDEMTVTWTSGYDHRDAIPFVEYVSNGGEVRRAPAGTLTFNRNSMCGEPARTVGWRDPGFIHTSFLKNLWPNLRYIYTLGHFLTNGSYVWSRTFSFKAPPFPGQNSLQRVIIFGDMGKAERDGSNEYADYQPGSLNTTDRLIEDLANYDIVFHIGDMPYANGYISQWDQFTAQVQEISARVPYMIASGNHERDWPNTGSFYDTPDSGGECGVPAETMYYYPAENKAKFWYKADYGMFRFCIADSEHDWREGTEQYKFIEHCLATVDRKQQPWLIFAAHRPLGYSSNSWYGMEGSFEEPMGRESLQKLWQKYKVDIAFYGHVHNYERVCPIYQNQCVNEEKTHYSGTVNGTIHVVVGGGGSHLSDFVASPPVWSIYRDRDFGFGKLTAFNHSYLMFEYKKSSDGLVYDYFTIHRDYRDVLACVHDGCEKITSAT, from the exons ATGAAAGGGAGTAGTAGTGTTGGTAATCATTTATTGAAGCAGCAAAACATGATTATGATTTTGATGCTATTTTGGTTCACCAAGTTGGGCATGGTTTTAGGGCATAATCATGTTTTGGGAGTGCAGCCATTGTCAAAGATTGCCATTCATAAAACCCTTCTTGCACTTGACAATATGGCCGCCATTGCTGCAGCTCCTACACTGCTGGGCATTTCG GGCGAGGATACAGCATGGGTGACTGTGAAAGTTCTAAATCCAATGCCATCAAATGATGACTGGGTTGGAGTTTTTTCTCCTGCAAAATTCGA TTCAGGAAATTGTGCACCAGCACCAGACAGCATTGGCTGGCAAGAGACTCCATACATTTGCCAAGCTCCAATAAAG TACAAGTTTGCAAATCACGATAATTCAAACTATCTTAAGACTGGGGCAGCTGTTTTGAAGTTCCAGTTGATTAATCAACGTGAAGATTTCTCCTTTGCACTCTTTTCTGGAGGATTATCATTG CCAAAGCTTGTGGCAGTTTCAAAAAACGTGAGATTTTTTAACCCTAAAGCACCTGTGTATCCGCGTCTTGCTCTTGGCAAGTCTTGGGATGAA ATGACAGTCACATGGACAAGTGGATATGACCATAGAGATGCCATACCCTTTGTTGAATATGTTTCTAATGGAGGAGAGGTTAGACGTGCTCCTGCTGGAACATTGACATTTAATCGAAAcagcatgtgtg GTGAACCTGCACGAACTGTTGGGTGGCGTGACCCAGGTTTCATACACACAAGCTTCCTTAAGAACTTGTGGCCTAATTTGAG gTACATTTACACGTTAGGGCATTTTCTGACTAATGGCTCTTACGTTTGGAGTAGGACTTTTTCATTCAAGGCACCACCATTTCCTGGACAGAATTCATTGCAACGTGTTATTATATTTGGTGACATGGGAAAG GCTGAGCGTGATGGTTCAAATGAATATGCTGATTATCAACCTGGATCACTTAACACCACTGATCGACTCATTGAGGATTTGGCAAATTATGATATTGTTTTCCATATTGGGGACATGCCATATGCCAATGGTTACATCTCACAGTGGGACCAATTCACAGCTCAAGTGCAAGAAATTTCAGCAAGAGTACCATACATGATTGCAAG TGGAAACCATGAACGTGATTGGCCAAACACAGGATCATTTTATGATACTCCGGATTCAGGTGGTGAATGCGGGGTTCCAGCAGAAACCATGTATTATTATCCTGCTGAGAACAAAGCCAAATTCTG GTACAAAGCAGATTATGGCATGTTCCGGTTCTGTATAGCAGACAGTGAGCATGACTGGAGAGAGGGAACAGAACAGTACAAATTCATTGAGCATTGTCTTGCAACAGTTGACAGAAAGCAGCAACCATGGCTGATATTTGCGGCTCATCGTCCACTTGGGTACTCCTCTAATTCTTGGTATGGCATGGAGGGCTCATTTGAAGAACCCATGGGACGGGAATCTCTCCAGAAGCTTTGGCAGAAGTACAAAGTAGACATTGCATTCTATGGACATGTCCATAACTATGAAAGAGTATGCCCAATTTATCAG AATCAATGTGTCAACGAAGAAAAAACACATTATTCTGGCACTGTGAATGGTACAATCCATGTTGTTGTTGGCGGTGGAGGAAGCCACTTGTCCGACTTCGTGGCGTCACCCCCTGTCTGGAGTATTTACAGGGACCGTGACTTCGGCTTTGGCAAGTTGACAGCATTCAACCATTCATATCTCATGTTTGAGTACAAGAAGAGTAGTGATGGTTTGGTCTATGACTACTTCACCATTCATAGGGACTACAGGGATGTCTTGGCCTGTGTGCATGATGGTTGTGAGAAAATCACTTCAGCAACCTGA
- the LOC107612978 gene encoding nucleotide pyrophosphatase/phosphodiesterase isoform X2: MKGSSSVGNHLLKQQNMIMILMLFWFTKLGMVLGHNHVLGVQPLSKIAIHKTLLALDNMAAIAAAPTLLGISGEDTAWVTVKVLNPMPSNDDWVGVFSPAKFSSGNCAPAPDSIGWQETPYICQAPIKYKFANHDNSNYLKTGAAVLKFQLINQREDFSFALFSGGLSLPKLVAVSKNVRFFNPKAPVYPRLALGKSWDEMTVTWTSGYDHRDAIPFVEYVSNGGEVRRAPAGTLTFNRNSMCGEPARTVGWRDPGFIHTSFLKNLWPNLRYIYTLGHFLTNGSYVWSRTFSFKAPPFPGQNSLQRVIIFGDMGKAERDGSNEYADYQPGSLNTTDRLIEDLANYDIVFHIGDMPYANGYISQWDQFTAQVQEISARVPYMIASGNHERDWPNTGSFYDTPDSGGECGVPAETMYYYPAENKAKFWYKADYGMFRFCIADSEHDWREGTEQYKFIEHCLATVDRKQQPWLIFAAHRPLGYSSNSWYGMEGSFEEPMGRESLQKLWQKYKVDIAFYGHVHNYERVCPIYQNQCVNEEKTHYSGTVNGTIHVVVGGGGSHLSDFVASPPVWSIYRDRDFGFGKLTAFNHSYLMFEYKKSSDGLVYDYFTIHRDYRDVLACVHDGCEKITSAT; encoded by the exons ATGAAAGGGAGTAGTAGTGTTGGTAATCATTTATTGAAGCAGCAAAACATGATTATGATTTTGATGCTATTTTGGTTCACCAAGTTGGGCATGGTTTTAGGGCATAATCATGTTTTGGGAGTGCAGCCATTGTCAAAGATTGCCATTCATAAAACCCTTCTTGCACTTGACAATATGGCCGCCATTGCTGCAGCTCCTACACTGCTGGGCATTTCG GGCGAGGATACAGCATGGGTGACTGTGAAAGTTCTAAATCCAATGCCATCAAATGATGACTGGGTTGGAGTTTTTTCTCCTGCAAAATT CAGTTCAGGAAATTGTGCACCAGCACCAGACAGCATTGGCTGGCAAGAGACTCCATACATTTGCCAAGCTCCAATAAAG TACAAGTTTGCAAATCACGATAATTCAAACTATCTTAAGACTGGGGCAGCTGTTTTGAAGTTCCAGTTGATTAATCAACGTGAAGATTTCTCCTTTGCACTCTTTTCTGGAGGATTATCATTG CCAAAGCTTGTGGCAGTTTCAAAAAACGTGAGATTTTTTAACCCTAAAGCACCTGTGTATCCGCGTCTTGCTCTTGGCAAGTCTTGGGATGAA ATGACAGTCACATGGACAAGTGGATATGACCATAGAGATGCCATACCCTTTGTTGAATATGTTTCTAATGGAGGAGAGGTTAGACGTGCTCCTGCTGGAACATTGACATTTAATCGAAAcagcatgtgtg GTGAACCTGCACGAACTGTTGGGTGGCGTGACCCAGGTTTCATACACACAAGCTTCCTTAAGAACTTGTGGCCTAATTTGAG gTACATTTACACGTTAGGGCATTTTCTGACTAATGGCTCTTACGTTTGGAGTAGGACTTTTTCATTCAAGGCACCACCATTTCCTGGACAGAATTCATTGCAACGTGTTATTATATTTGGTGACATGGGAAAG GCTGAGCGTGATGGTTCAAATGAATATGCTGATTATCAACCTGGATCACTTAACACCACTGATCGACTCATTGAGGATTTGGCAAATTATGATATTGTTTTCCATATTGGGGACATGCCATATGCCAATGGTTACATCTCACAGTGGGACCAATTCACAGCTCAAGTGCAAGAAATTTCAGCAAGAGTACCATACATGATTGCAAG TGGAAACCATGAACGTGATTGGCCAAACACAGGATCATTTTATGATACTCCGGATTCAGGTGGTGAATGCGGGGTTCCAGCAGAAACCATGTATTATTATCCTGCTGAGAACAAAGCCAAATTCTG GTACAAAGCAGATTATGGCATGTTCCGGTTCTGTATAGCAGACAGTGAGCATGACTGGAGAGAGGGAACAGAACAGTACAAATTCATTGAGCATTGTCTTGCAACAGTTGACAGAAAGCAGCAACCATGGCTGATATTTGCGGCTCATCGTCCACTTGGGTACTCCTCTAATTCTTGGTATGGCATGGAGGGCTCATTTGAAGAACCCATGGGACGGGAATCTCTCCAGAAGCTTTGGCAGAAGTACAAAGTAGACATTGCATTCTATGGACATGTCCATAACTATGAAAGAGTATGCCCAATTTATCAG AATCAATGTGTCAACGAAGAAAAAACACATTATTCTGGCACTGTGAATGGTACAATCCATGTTGTTGTTGGCGGTGGAGGAAGCCACTTGTCCGACTTCGTGGCGTCACCCCCTGTCTGGAGTATTTACAGGGACCGTGACTTCGGCTTTGGCAAGTTGACAGCATTCAACCATTCATATCTCATGTTTGAGTACAAGAAGAGTAGTGATGGTTTGGTCTATGACTACTTCACCATTCATAGGGACTACAGGGATGTCTTGGCCTGTGTGCATGATGGTTGTGAGAAAATCACTTCAGCAACCTGA
- the LOC107612979 gene encoding snurportin-1 — MAPHDLRRPFKRPLISDQEKRRQQSLLRQAQNRRDAQNHARFLASTALSLEQPHELEPEPVSAPELHDELIPDSEAPESPKELDVVEASKLKGAEARKWFAKQLMHPEWMIDIPENLSQDWFVFARPSGKRCFVVSCNGTTISRLRNGSILHRFPSELPNGARRKDSSGPAQSYSILDCIFHEVDQTYYVIDMVCWRGYSLYDCAAEFRFFWLNSKLAETGACEPPSHYHKYRFSLVPVYCCDQSGLCAAYTGSVPYVKDGLLFYNKHAHYQTGITPLALVWKDENCSQYVMDTDSKGQVPNHQQVVLELQEGGKLCTSDDPPVVFGCLDGGFMHESELHSGCLVRFAIGEGGLVLVDGKLEKADLNYLGKANRARASADSFSKVMFQYSVRHSPLRIDDLLGSVNSAADESNKVCDIEMDG; from the exons ATGGCACCGCACGATCTCCGCCGTCCATTCAAACGACCGTTGATCTCTGATCAAGAGAAGCGCAGGCAGCAGTCCCTGCTCCGGCAGGCACAGAATCGACGCGACGCCCAGAACCATGCTCGATTCCTCGCCTCCACCGCCTTATCGCTCGAACAACCGCACGAACTCGAACCCGAACCCGTATCAGCACCCGAACTTCACGACGAACTTATACCTGACTCTGAAGCTCCCGAGTCACCGAAGGAGCTTGACGTGGTTGAAGCGTCGAAGCTGAAAGGCGCGGAGGCTCGGAAATGGTTCGCGAAACAGCTGATGCATCCCGAATGGATGATCGACATTCCCGAAAATCTCTCACAAGACTG GTTTGTGTTTGCTAGGCCTTCTGGAAAACGATGCTTTGTGGTTTCGTGCAACGGCACGACGATAAGTCGTTTAAGGAACGGTTCGATACTGCACCGTTTTCCGTCGGAGTTACCGAATGGTGCGAGAAGAAAGGATTCCTCTGGTCCTGCTCAGTCTTACTCCATTTTGGACTGCATTTTTCACGAG GTGGATCAGACTTACTATGTGATTGACATGGTTTGCTGGCGGGGCTACTCGCTTTATGATTGCGCTGCAGAATTTAGGTTTTTCTGGTTGAATTCCAAGCTTGCTGAGACTGGCGCTTGTGAACCTCCCTCGCATTATCACAAGTACAGGTTCAGTTTGGTTCCAGTGTACTGCTGCGACCAGAGTGGTTTATGTGCTGCTTATACTGGATCTGTGCCTTATGTCAAAGATGGTCTTCTGTTTTATAACAA GCATGCACACTATCAGACAGGAATTACACCACTAGCATTGGTTTGGAAGGATGAGAACTGCAGTCAGTATGTCATGGACACAGATAGCAAAGGACAGGTTCCAAATCATCAGCAG GTGGTTTTGGAGCTACAAGAAGGTGGAAAGCTGTGCACTTCCGATGATCCTCCTGTAGTATTTGGATGTTTAGATGGAGGCTTTATGCATGAG TCAGAGTTGCATTCAGGATGTCTTGTACGGTTTGCAATTGGAGAAGGGGGACTGGTTTTGGTGGATGGAAAACTTGAGAAAGCTGATCTAAATTATCTAGGCAAGGCCAACCGTGCTCGTGCTTCTGCTGATAGTTTCTCTAAG GTTATGTTCCAATACAGTGTTCGACACTCTCCTCTAAGAATTGATGATTTGTTAGGATCTGTCAACTCAGCAGCTGATGAAAGTAACAAAGTTTGTGATATTGAAATGGATGGTTGA
- the LOC107614390 gene encoding uncharacterized protein LOC107614390 isoform X1: MEQSLWGHLPLLLRANTKESVEYILESLWRTRKCGLDSSERRVIQDILQLQNDTDLDPLLVCLRMLIRRCVYENTSKDDITKLFPNEVLPELQKLLTILLHKFQPLWQQDVLKDKNVVPRLKAMTWNMANADEDSTDPAAVINLKLQNDSQFHSGELDVKFRLATDTLEMMLKSMHSIRDQFSTSEEVPNGH, from the exons ATGGAGCAATCGCTGTGGGGTCATTTGCCGCTTCTTCTGAGGGCCAACACAAAGGAATCCGTTGAATACATTCTTGAATCACTCTGGCGAACGCGAAAGTGCGGTCTCGACTCTTCAGAACGACGTGTCATCCAAGACATCCTCCAGCTTCAAAACGACACCGACCTCGACCCC CTTCTGGTGTGTCTTCGAATGTTGATTCGGAGGTGCGTGTATGAGAACACGAGCAAGGACGACATCACCAAGCTCTTTCCGAATGAAGTGTTGCCAGAACTGCAGAAGCTGTTGACGATTCTGTTGCACAAGTTTCAGCCATTGTGGCAACAAGATGTGCTCAAAGATAAG AATGTTGTGCCTAGGTTAAAGGCAATGACATGGAATATGGCAAATGCTGATGAAGATTCAACAGACCCTGCAGCTGTTATTAATTTGAAG CTTCAAAATGATTCTCAATTTCACTCTGGAGAGCTTGATGTTAAGTTCCGGTTGGCTACGGACACTCTAGAGATGATGCTGAAATCAATGCACAGTATTAGAGACCAATTTTCAACCTCA GAGGAGGTACCAAATGGCCATTAG
- the LOC107614390 gene encoding uncharacterized protein LOC107614390 isoform X2 has product MEQSLWGHLPLLLRANTKESVEYILESLWRTRKCGLDSSERRVIQDILQLQNDTDLDPLLVCLRMLIRRCVYENTSKDDITKLFPNEVLPELQKLLTILLHKFQPLWQQDVLKDKNVVPRLKAMTWNMANADEDSTDPAAVINLKIIEVCNICQILRLKLMLCLIYKVNT; this is encoded by the exons ATGGAGCAATCGCTGTGGGGTCATTTGCCGCTTCTTCTGAGGGCCAACACAAAGGAATCCGTTGAATACATTCTTGAATCACTCTGGCGAACGCGAAAGTGCGGTCTCGACTCTTCAGAACGACGTGTCATCCAAGACATCCTCCAGCTTCAAAACGACACCGACCTCGACCCC CTTCTGGTGTGTCTTCGAATGTTGATTCGGAGGTGCGTGTATGAGAACACGAGCAAGGACGACATCACCAAGCTCTTTCCGAATGAAGTGTTGCCAGAACTGCAGAAGCTGTTGACGATTCTGTTGCACAAGTTTCAGCCATTGTGGCAACAAGATGTGCTCAAAGATAAG AATGTTGTGCCTAGGTTAAAGGCAATGACATGGAATATGGCAAATGCTGATGAAGATTCAACAGACCCTGCAGCTGTTATTAATTTGAAG ATAATAGAAGTGTGTAATATCTGCCAAATACTGAGGTTGAAGTTGATGCTGTGTCTGATTTATAAAGTTAATACTTGA